One Sphingomonas sp. SUN039 genomic window carries:
- a CDS encoding amidase, whose translation MQRVLLAAMALTLSGTALAGPPTAEREAAAYVAHIATIDRAGPRLISVIAVNPDWRAQARALDREATRGPLHGKAILIKDNIETKDRMATTAGSMALAANFANRDAPLVARLRRGGALILGKTNLSEWANIRSSRSMSGWSAIGGIVRNPYALDRTACGSSSGSGAAIAAGLAWGAVGTETDGSIVCPASINGIVGLKPTVGLVSRTHVVPISHSQDTPGPMTRSVRDAALMLTAMAGSDAADTATAQADTRKADYAAALTGSVAGVRIGVLRGQVGDNPAVKAVFEAALAKLAGAGAVLVDIARVDVPPGLGKAEGLVLYTELKVDLDAYLATTPTTVKTRTLAELIAFNRDHAAKEMPFFGQETFIKAQATKGLSDPDYLAALKLSRDGARGVLDRLMADNKVALLVAPTQGPAWMIDPVQGDQAEGPSASSLPAMSGYPHLTVPMGQVMGLPVGLSFMGPAWSEGALLNAGDAYERVRGPFPKPTFARTVSATLDPPRR comes from the coding sequence ATGCAGCGAGTTTTGCTGGCCGCTATGGCGCTGACGCTTTCGGGGACGGCGCTGGCAGGCCCGCCCACAGCCGAGCGCGAGGCCGCCGCCTATGTCGCGCACATCGCCACGATCGACAGGGCAGGACCACGCCTCATTAGCGTCATCGCGGTCAACCCCGACTGGCGGGCGCAGGCACGGGCACTGGACCGGGAGGCCACGCGCGGGCCGCTCCATGGCAAGGCAATTCTGATCAAGGACAATATCGAAACGAAGGACCGCATGGCGACCACGGCGGGGTCGATGGCGCTTGCTGCCAATTTCGCCAACCGCGACGCGCCGCTGGTCGCGCGACTGCGGCGCGGCGGGGCGCTGATCCTCGGCAAGACCAACCTGTCCGAATGGGCCAACATCCGATCTAGCCGGTCGATGAGCGGGTGGAGCGCGATCGGCGGCATCGTCCGCAATCCTTACGCGCTCGACCGGACGGCATGTGGCTCGTCGAGCGGCAGCGGAGCGGCGATTGCGGCGGGCCTGGCATGGGGCGCGGTCGGCACCGAGACCGACGGGTCGATCGTTTGTCCGGCGTCGATCAACGGCATTGTCGGGCTGAAGCCGACCGTCGGCCTCGTGTCGCGCACGCATGTCGTGCCGATCAGCCATTCGCAGGATACGCCGGGACCGATGACACGGAGCGTGCGCGACGCCGCGCTGATGCTGACGGCGATGGCGGGCAGCGACGCCGCCGATACGGCGACCGCACAGGCCGACACGCGCAAGGCCGACTATGCCGCCGCGCTGACCGGCAGTGTTGCGGGCGTGCGGATCGGCGTCCTGCGCGGTCAGGTCGGCGACAATCCGGCGGTGAAGGCGGTGTTCGAAGCCGCGCTGGCGAAGCTCGCGGGTGCGGGCGCGGTGCTGGTCGATATCGCCAGGGTCGATGTGCCACCGGGGCTGGGGAAGGCCGAAGGGCTGGTCCTTTACACCGAGCTTAAGGTCGATCTCGACGCCTACCTCGCGACGACGCCGACGACGGTGAAAACGCGGACGCTCGCCGAGTTGATTGCTTTCAACCGCGACCATGCCGCGAAAGAGATGCCGTTCTTCGGACAGGAAACCTTCATCAAGGCACAGGCGACCAAGGGATTGAGCGATCCCGACTATCTCGCCGCGCTGAAACTGTCGCGCGACGGCGCGCGGGGCGTGCTCGACCGGCTGATGGCCGATAACAAGGTCGCGCTGCTCGTCGCACCGACGCAGGGCCCCGCCTGGATGATCGACCCCGTGCAGGGCGATCAAGCCGAAGGACCGAGTGCCTCCTCGCTCCCCGCCATGTCGGGCTATCCGCATCTGACCGTGCCGATGGGACAGGTGATGGGCCTGCCGGTCGGGCTGTCGTTCATGGGTCCGGCGTGGAGCGAGGGCGCGCTGCTCAACGCGGGCGATGCCTATGAGCGGGTGCGCGGACCTTTCCCCAAACCGACTTTCGCGCGGACAGTATCGGCGACGCTCGATCCGCCGCGCCGCTGA
- the pyrC gene encoding dihydroorotase: MTDRITIRRPDDWHVHLRDGEILASVAPYTAAQFARAIVMPNLSPPVTTVAAAEAFRARIMAALPTDTDFEPLMTCYLTDSSDAGEIVRGFETGVFAACKLYPAHATTNSAHGVTDIANIRGVLEAMQKAGMPLLIHGEVTGHDVDVFDREAVFIDRIFAPLRRDFPALKTVFEHITTKEAADFVVAGDLTLSATITPQHLHINRNAMFDGGLRPHAYCLPVAKREVHRLALRAAAVSGSSKFFLGTDSAPHAVGVKESACGCAGIFNAPFALESYATVFDEEGALDRFEGFASLHGPAFYGLPVNEGTVTLERRAVTVPERLPLVGTEIVPFHAGQTLGWRIV; encoded by the coding sequence TTGACCGACCGCATCACCATCCGCCGCCCCGACGACTGGCACGTCCATCTGCGCGATGGCGAGATACTGGCGTCGGTCGCGCCCTATACCGCCGCACAGTTCGCGCGCGCCATCGTCATGCCGAACCTGTCGCCGCCGGTGACGACGGTTGCCGCTGCCGAGGCGTTTCGGGCGCGGATCATGGCGGCATTGCCGACCGACACCGATTTCGAACCGCTGATGACCTGTTACCTGACCGACAGTTCGGATGCCGGGGAGATCGTGCGCGGGTTCGAAACCGGCGTCTTCGCGGCGTGCAAACTCTACCCCGCCCATGCGACGACCAATTCGGCGCATGGGGTTACCGATATCGCCAACATCCGGGGCGTGCTGGAAGCGATGCAGAAGGCGGGGATGCCGCTGCTGATCCACGGCGAAGTCACCGGGCACGACGTCGATGTGTTCGACCGCGAGGCGGTGTTTATCGACCGCATCTTCGCGCCGCTGCGCCGCGATTTTCCCGCACTCAAGACCGTGTTCGAGCATATCACGACAAAGGAAGCCGCCGATTTCGTGGTGGCGGGCGATTTGACGCTCTCCGCCACGATCACGCCGCAGCATCTGCACATCAACCGCAACGCGATGTTCGACGGCGGCCTCCGTCCGCACGCCTATTGCCTGCCCGTCGCCAAGCGCGAGGTTCACCGGCTGGCGCTGCGCGCGGCGGCGGTATCGGGATCGTCCAAGTTCTTCCTTGGCACGGACAGCGCGCCGCATGCGGTCGGCGTGAAGGAATCGGCCTGCGGCTGCGCGGGTATCTTCAATGCGCCCTTCGCGCTGGAGAGTTACGCGACCGTGTTCGATGAGGAAGGCGCGCTCGACCGGTTCGAGGGCTTCGCGTCGCTCCATGGTCCGGCGTTTTACGGGCTGCCGGTCAACGAGGGGACAGTGACGCTCGAACGCCGCGCCGTGACCGTCCCCGAACGGCTGCCGCTGGTCGGGACGGAAATCGTGCCGTTCCATGCGGGGCAGACGCTGGGCTGGCGTATCGTTTGA
- a CDS encoding acetyl-CoA C-acyltransferase: MVTDPIVIVSYARTPMGGFQGALGSVAATSLGATAVRAAIERAGVAGVDVDQIVMGCVLPAGLGQAPARQAALGAGLPLSINATTVNKMCGSGMQAAMMAHDMLAAGTADVVVAGGMESMSNAPYLLTKHRGGARIGHDAVKDSMYLDGLEDAYDPGKLMGAFAEDSARDYQFTREAQDGYALRSLDRANAAIGSGAFAGEIVAVEVQARGGSTMVDTDEQPGKARPDKIPTLKPAFAKDGTVTAANSSSISDGAAALVLTRQSVAEAKGLPIVARVVAHAAHAHEPSKFTTAPVPAIRKVLEKAGWSVDDVDLFEVNEAFAVVAMIAAKELGIPDDKLNVNGGATALGHPIGASGARIMTTLLGALRNRGLKRGVASLCIGGGEATAMAVELV, translated from the coding sequence ATCGTGACCGATCCAATCGTCATCGTCAGCTACGCCCGTACCCCCATGGGCGGTTTTCAGGGCGCGCTCGGCAGCGTTGCCGCCACCAGCCTCGGCGCGACTGCGGTCAGAGCCGCGATCGAGCGCGCAGGCGTTGCGGGCGTCGATGTCGACCAGATCGTGATGGGGTGCGTCCTGCCCGCCGGTTTGGGGCAGGCCCCGGCACGGCAGGCGGCACTGGGGGCCGGGCTGCCGCTGTCGATCAACGCGACCACCGTCAACAAGATGTGCGGATCGGGCATGCAGGCCGCGATGATGGCGCACGACATGCTGGCGGCGGGGACGGCGGATGTGGTGGTCGCGGGCGGCATGGAGTCGATGTCGAACGCACCGTATCTGCTGACCAAGCACCGCGGCGGCGCGCGGATCGGGCATGATGCGGTCAAGGACTCGATGTATCTCGACGGCCTCGAGGATGCCTATGATCCCGGCAAGCTGATGGGCGCGTTCGCCGAGGATTCGGCGCGCGATTACCAATTCACCCGCGAGGCGCAGGACGGCTATGCGCTGCGTTCGCTCGACCGCGCCAACGCCGCCATCGGATCGGGCGCGTTCGCGGGCGAGATCGTCGCCGTCGAGGTGCAGGCACGCGGCGGCAGCACGATGGTCGATACCGACGAACAACCGGGCAAGGCGCGCCCCGACAAGATTCCGACGCTCAAGCCCGCCTTTGCCAAGGACGGCACCGTCACGGCGGCGAATTCCAGCTCGATCAGCGACGGCGCGGCGGCACTAGTCCTGACCCGCCAGAGCGTGGCTGAGGCCAAGGGCCTGCCGATTGTGGCGCGCGTTGTCGCCCATGCCGCCCACGCGCACGAGCCGTCGAAATTTACCACTGCCCCGGTGCCTGCCATCCGCAAGGTACTCGAGAAGGCAGGCTGGAGCGTCGACGATGTCGATCTGTTCGAAGTGAACGAGGCGTTCGCCGTGGTCGCTATGATCGCGGCCAAGGAACTGGGCATCCCCGACGACAAGCTCAATGTGAACGGCGGCGCGACCGCGCTCGGCCACCCCATCGGTGCTTCCGGTGCGCGGATCATGACCACCCTGCTCGGGGCACTCCGCAATCGTGGCTTGAAGCGCGGCGTCGCCTCGCTATGCATCGGGGGCGGCGAAGCGACCGCGATGGCCGTGGAGCTGGTCTGA
- the rpoN gene encoding RNA polymerase factor sigma-54 — protein MGMGPRLELRQSQSLVMTPQLQQAIRLLALSNLELESVVAEEVEKNPLLEVGEQDVRVTADRETGDEPAPDPATADELMLAGKSDTDAPLDADFAADTFHHDSAADSGIGGSASGEDVDFDSFAGAEETLSDHLMAQLGMTLDGAALAIARVIVDALDDAGYLTETLRDLSDRLGVPLAQVEAVLGAVQNCDPTGVGARSLSECLALQAKEADRYDPCMAVLIDNLELLAAGRIAQLQRMCGVDDEDMADMIRELRGYDPKPGCRFGSSRIESVTPDVYVSQGKKGWQVEINSGSLPRVLVDRRYHAELAAGAKDKASKAWVADMHANASWLVKALDQRQRTIVSVTAEIVKQQEAFFLHGVAHLRPLVLRTVADAVGLHESTVSRVTSNKYLSCARGVFELKYFFTSGIASADGGENASALAVKAAIKTLIAQEAADAILSDDTLVDLLKEQGFDLARRTVAKYREAIGLGSSVQRRRARAIDAKAA, from the coding sequence ATGGGCATGGGTCCGCGCCTCGAACTGCGGCAAAGCCAATCGCTGGTGATGACGCCGCAGTTGCAGCAGGCAATCCGTCTGCTCGCGCTGTCGAACCTCGAACTCGAAAGCGTCGTTGCCGAGGAAGTCGAGAAAAACCCGCTGCTCGAAGTCGGCGAGCAGGACGTGCGCGTGACCGCGGACCGCGAAACCGGCGACGAACCCGCGCCCGATCCCGCCACAGCCGACGAGCTGATGCTGGCGGGCAAAAGCGACACCGACGCGCCGCTCGACGCCGATTTCGCCGCCGACACCTTTCACCACGACAGCGCCGCCGACAGCGGCATTGGCGGCAGCGCTTCGGGCGAAGACGTGGATTTCGACAGTTTTGCAGGGGCAGAGGAAACGCTGTCGGACCATCTGATGGCCCAGCTCGGCATGACGCTCGATGGCGCAGCGTTGGCGATTGCGCGGGTCATCGTCGATGCGCTCGACGATGCGGGCTATCTCACCGAAACTCTCCGCGACCTGTCCGACCGTTTGGGCGTGCCGCTGGCACAGGTCGAAGCGGTGTTGGGCGCCGTACAGAACTGCGACCCCACCGGGGTCGGGGCGCGCTCCTTGTCCGAGTGCCTCGCGCTGCAGGCAAAGGAGGCCGACCGCTACGACCCGTGCATGGCCGTGCTCATCGACAATCTCGAACTGCTCGCGGCGGGCCGCATCGCGCAATTGCAGCGCATGTGCGGCGTCGACGACGAGGACATGGCCGACATGATCCGCGAGCTGCGCGGCTATGACCCGAAGCCCGGCTGCCGCTTCGGATCGTCGCGCATCGAATCGGTGACACCCGATGTCTATGTCTCGCAAGGCAAAAAGGGCTGGCAGGTCGAGATCAATTCGGGGTCGCTCCCGCGCGTGCTCGTCGACCGGCGCTATCACGCCGAGCTGGCGGCGGGCGCCAAGGACAAGGCCTCCAAGGCCTGGGTCGCCGACATGCACGCCAACGCGAGCTGGTTGGTCAAGGCGCTCGACCAGCGCCAGCGCACCATCGTCAGCGTGACCGCCGAAATCGTGAAGCAGCAGGAAGCGTTCTTCCTTCACGGCGTCGCGCATCTGCGCCCGCTGGTGCTGCGGACGGTGGCCGATGCCGTCGGCCTGCACGAGTCGACCGTCAGCCGCGTGACCAGCAACAAATATCTGAGCTGCGCGCGCGGCGTGTTCGAGCTGAAATATTTCTTCACCAGCGGCATTGCGAGCGCGGACGGCGGCGAAAATGCCTCGGCATTGGCGGTGAAGGCAGCTATCAAGACGCTGATTGCGCAAGAGGCCGCCGACGCGATCCTGTCGGACGACACTTTGGTCGATCTGCTCAAGGAACAGGGGTTCGACCTGGCGCGGCGGACGGTCGCGAAATACCGCGAAGCCATCGGTCTGGGGTCATCGGTGCAAAGGCGGCGCGCGCGGGCGATTGACGCGAAGGCGGCTTGA
- a CDS encoding sigma-70 family RNA polymerase sigma factor — MHRGRRSDRDGRGAGLTKDIASITRDGERAALSAALRRVAEGDRAALQEVYRRTSSKLFGVCLRIFPEKSDAEDALQDAFVNVWQKAGSFDPARASPITWLVTLTRNRAIDRLRASGKRLTAPIEAAYDVADDTPDAEACLIAADDRARIATCMETLASGDATMIRTAFFEGATYNDIADRAAMPLGTVKSRIRRALMKLKDCLA; from the coding sequence ATGCATCGGGGGCGGCGAAGCGACCGCGATGGCCGTGGAGCTGGTCTGACCAAGGACATTGCCTCGATAACCAGGGACGGAGAGCGTGCAGCCCTGTCTGCGGCGCTGCGCCGTGTTGCCGAAGGCGACCGCGCCGCGCTTCAGGAGGTCTATCGCCGGACCTCGTCGAAACTCTTTGGCGTGTGCCTGCGTATCTTCCCCGAGAAATCCGATGCGGAGGACGCGTTGCAGGACGCATTCGTCAATGTCTGGCAAAAGGCGGGGAGCTTCGATCCCGCGCGCGCCAGCCCGATCACCTGGCTGGTGACGTTGACGCGCAACCGCGCGATCGACCGGTTGCGCGCGTCGGGCAAGCGGCTGACTGCGCCGATCGAGGCGGCGTATGACGTCGCCGACGACACGCCCGATGCCGAGGCCTGCCTGATCGCGGCGGACGACCGCGCGCGGATCGCGACCTGTATGGAGACACTGGCTTCGGGGGATGCCACCATGATCCGCACCGCCTTTTTCGAAGGGGCCACGTATAACGACATCGCCGACCGCGCCGCGATGCCGCTGGGTACTGTCAAGAGCCGCATCCGCCGCGCACTGATGAAGTTGAAGGATTGTCTGGCGTGA
- a CDS encoding alkaline phosphatase yields MIRIADQLIDRRQLFATAGFGIAGLILPGGAAMAQALLGLTGFTHNVASGEPGPDSVLLWTRYVPAAGGPAKVRVEISESRDFARVVGGGQMVTGPWRDHTVKITVDGLAPGKWHWYRFIGPDGAISPVGRTKTLPVGKTAKFDIAIFSCANLGYGEFNAYGHAAARDDIDLVLHMGDYFYEYARGGYDSGTKFAQRIFPAGEILNLADYRLRYASYRSDPQLQALHAAYPMIPNTDDHEGANDSWEGGAQNHQADEGDWTNRKLAAMQVWREWLPVGEQPWKTYEIGDLATYYRTDTRMIARSKPYDAGSFMRAADPAKAFAEFHDGPWRDPAMTMLGTEQESWLYHRFAQEKALWSVLGVGTNMGYNYLPETAMATISPDSPQRNRDYVKTGVTAAKAGLPYNFDNWGGYPAARSRLLGAAQRHGRDLVVVTGDSHNGWAYDLPEGGKPAGVEFGGHSVTSPGFEQSTKGIDPKTVAAALMNASNPELRWVDTSNRGYMRLSLTPQAATNEWVFMDTVLDLSRGTKESKRMRVRPGRRTLEAV; encoded by the coding sequence ATGATCCGCATTGCCGACCAGCTTATCGACCGCCGCCAGTTGTTCGCTACCGCCGGCTTCGGCATTGCGGGCCTTATCCTGCCCGGCGGTGCGGCGATGGCGCAGGCGTTGCTGGGGCTGACCGGTTTCACCCACAATGTCGCAAGCGGCGAACCCGGACCCGATTCGGTGCTGCTGTGGACGCGCTACGTGCCCGCAGCCGGTGGCCCGGCCAAGGTGCGTGTCGAGATTTCGGAGAGCCGCGACTTCGCGCGTGTCGTCGGTGGCGGGCAGATGGTGACCGGGCCGTGGCGCGACCATACGGTCAAGATCACGGTCGATGGCCTCGCCCCCGGCAAATGGCACTGGTACCGCTTCATCGGCCCCGACGGGGCGATCTCGCCGGTCGGGCGCACAAAGACCTTGCCGGTCGGCAAGACGGCGAAGTTCGATATCGCGATCTTTTCGTGCGCCAACCTCGGCTATGGCGAATTCAACGCTTATGGCCATGCGGCCGCGCGCGACGACATCGACCTTGTCCTCCACATGGGCGATTATTTCTACGAATATGCGCGCGGTGGTTATGACAGCGGCACCAAATTCGCGCAGCGGATTTTTCCGGCAGGCGAAATCCTGAACCTCGCCGATTACCGGTTGCGCTACGCCAGCTATCGCAGCGATCCGCAATTGCAGGCGCTGCACGCCGCCTATCCGATGATCCCCAACACCGACGACCATGAAGGCGCCAACGATAGCTGGGAAGGCGGTGCGCAGAATCACCAGGCCGACGAGGGCGACTGGACCAACCGCAAGCTTGCCGCGATGCAGGTGTGGCGCGAATGGCTGCCGGTCGGCGAGCAGCCGTGGAAGACATACGAGATCGGCGACTTGGCGACCTACTACCGCACCGACACGCGCATGATTGCGCGGTCGAAGCCCTATGACGCTGGCAGTTTCATGCGTGCGGCCGATCCGGCAAAGGCCTTTGCGGAATTCCATGACGGGCCGTGGCGCGATCCGGCAATGACGATGCTCGGGACCGAGCAGGAAAGCTGGCTGTACCACCGGTTTGCACAGGAAAAGGCGTTGTGGTCGGTGCTCGGCGTTGGCACGAACATGGGGTATAACTATCTGCCCGAGACCGCGATGGCGACGATTTCGCCCGATTCGCCGCAGCGCAACCGCGACTATGTGAAAACCGGGGTGACGGCGGCGAAAGCCGGCCTGCCATACAATTTCGACAATTGGGGCGGCTATCCGGCGGCACGGTCGCGGCTATTGGGCGCGGCGCAGCGGCACGGACGCGACCTCGTGGTGGTGACAGGGGATAGCCATAATGGCTGGGCCTATGATCTGCCCGAAGGCGGCAAACCGGCGGGGGTCGAATTCGGCGGCCACAGCGTGACCTCTCCGGGTTTCGAACAGTCGACCAAGGGCATCGACCCGAAAACAGTTGCGGCGGCGCTGATGAACGCGTCGAATCCGGAGCTGCGCTGGGTCGATACATCGAATCGCGGCTATATGCGCCTGTCGCTGACCCCGCAGGCCGCGACCAATGAATGGGTGTTCATGGATACCGTCCTCGACCTGTCGCGCGGAACCAAAGAATCGAAGCGGATGCGGGTGCGCCCCGGGCGGCGGACGCTGGAAGCGGTGTAG
- a CDS encoding CBU_0592 family membrane protein codes for MTVFTPLIEAVGWAGALLILAAYILLSTGKLDGRSRAYQWMNVAGAAGFVVNSGWNGALPSAVLNIVWMGIGFLTLWQIRKSTRPTG; via the coding sequence ATGACAGTATTTACCCCCTTGATCGAAGCCGTCGGCTGGGCCGGAGCGCTGCTCATCCTTGCCGCCTATATCCTGCTCTCGACCGGCAAGCTGGACGGCAGGTCGCGCGCCTATCAGTGGATGAACGTCGCGGGTGCCGCCGGGTTCGTCGTCAACAGCGGCTGGAACGGCGCGCTGCCTTCCGCTGTCCTCAATATCGTCTGGATGGGGATCGGATTCCTGACATTATGGCAGATACGCAAATCGACCCGCCCGACCGGCTGA
- the rpsU gene encoding 30S ribosomal protein S21, which translates to MQIMVRDNNVDQALRALKKKLQREGVYREMKLRRHYEKPSEKRARERAAAVRRARKMDRKRLERDGVK; encoded by the coding sequence ATGCAGATCATGGTGCGCGACAACAATGTCGACCAGGCGCTTCGGGCGCTGAAAAAGAAGCTTCAGCGCGAAGGCGTTTATCGCGAGATGAAGCTGCGTCGGCACTATGAAAAGCCGTCGGAAAAGCGTGCGCGCGAGCGTGCCGCCGCTGTCCGCCGCGCCCGCAAGATGGACCGCAAGCGCCTCGAGCGCGACGGCGTTAAATAA
- a CDS encoding anti-sigma factor domain-containing protein, with protein MNPDDDILAAEYALGLLSPEEAAAAELRMKTDAPLSLRVTWWRDQLSPLADEAVAEPDVHVWRGVETRLGVNDNAPDAARPWKWATGGMGAVAAALLAVIALRPGPAPLPASVPASVSEPPAPIVASLSGERGMAVTIAYESGTRRMLVTPVKLDPGKGDAELWIIPAGATVPVSMGVIDADRATTWIMPGPNSAALVGVGATFAISQEAKGGSPTGSAQGPIVASGKIIRV; from the coding sequence GTGAATCCGGACGACGATATCCTCGCCGCCGAATATGCGCTCGGGCTTCTCTCGCCGGAGGAAGCGGCGGCAGCGGAACTGCGGATGAAGACCGACGCGCCGCTCAGCCTGCGCGTGACGTGGTGGCGCGATCAGCTCAGTCCGCTTGCCGACGAGGCCGTCGCCGAGCCCGACGTTCATGTCTGGCGCGGCGTCGAAACGCGGCTGGGCGTCAATGACAATGCCCCCGATGCGGCGCGCCCGTGGAAATGGGCGACGGGCGGCATGGGTGCAGTCGCGGCGGCCTTGCTGGCCGTGATTGCGTTGCGCCCCGGACCTGCGCCGCTGCCTGCGTCCGTGCCAGCTTCGGTTTCGGAACCACCCGCGCCGATTGTCGCTAGTCTATCGGGTGAGCGCGGCATGGCAGTGACAATTGCCTATGAGTCTGGAACACGGCGTATGCTTGTCACGCCAGTTAAGCTGGATCCCGGCAAAGGGGATGCCGAGCTGTGGATCATTCCCGCCGGGGCAACCGTGCCGGTTTCGATGGGCGTTATCGACGCCGACCGCGCCACAACTTGGATAATGCCCGGCCCCAACAGCGCGGCTCTCGTCGGCGTCGGCGCGACGTTTGCGATCTCGCAAGAGGCCAAGGGCGGTTCGCCCACCGGCAGCGCGCAGGGCCCGATTGTCGCCAGCGGAAAGATTATTCGCGTTTGA
- a CDS encoding FKBP-type peptidyl-prolyl cis-trans isomerase, giving the protein MSEVTAVPIAPTKRSWLVWLVGAIAVAALFGIVLAWTGTAKTVAEAGTAEQFLAWHKGRPGVVTTASGLQYQVIKKGEGGATPTDADVALVNYKGSLRDGKVFDQAQRAPFPVTGVVAGFSEALKLMPRGSTYRIWIPPTLGYGAQAQGDAIPANSLLVFDVDMIDFKNQAELQAQMQAMQAQGQLPGVGAPR; this is encoded by the coding sequence ATGTCCGAAGTGACCGCGGTCCCGATCGCGCCCACCAAGCGTAGCTGGCTGGTGTGGCTGGTCGGTGCGATCGCGGTCGCGGCATTGTTCGGCATCGTGCTGGCGTGGACCGGTACGGCCAAGACTGTTGCCGAAGCCGGAACCGCCGAGCAATTCCTCGCCTGGCACAAGGGGCGCCCCGGTGTCGTGACGACGGCGAGCGGCCTTCAGTACCAGGTTATCAAAAAGGGTGAGGGCGGCGCGACCCCGACCGACGCCGATGTGGCGCTGGTCAATTACAAGGGCAGCTTGCGCGACGGGAAGGTCTTCGACCAGGCCCAGCGCGCGCCGTTCCCGGTAACCGGCGTCGTCGCCGGTTTTTCCGAAGCGCTCAAATTGATGCCGCGCGGTTCGACCTATCGCATCTGGATCCCGCCGACGCTCGGCTATGGCGCACAGGCGCAGGGCGATGCGATCCCGGCCAATTCGCTGCTGGTGTTCGATGTCGACATGATCGATTTCAAGAACCAGGCCGAATTGCAGGCGCAGATGCAGGCGATGCAGGCACAGGGACAATTGCCCGGAGTCGGCGCCCCGCGCTGA
- a CDS encoding fasciclin domain-containing protein, with protein MKTLFRAGVAALALATLSGPALAKPMMKNPMVGGAAMYPTKNIVENAVNSKDHTTLVAAVKAAGLVETLMSAGPFTVFAPTNAAFAKLPAGTVEALVKPENKGTLTAVLTYHVVAGRMTGMDIMKAIKAGGGKAVLTTVNGGTLTASMMGKTLMLTDAKGGMSHVTIGNVMQSNGVIHVIDSVLLP; from the coding sequence ATGAAGACCCTGTTCCGCGCTGGCGTCGCCGCGCTCGCGCTCGCAACGCTGTCCGGCCCCGCGCTTGCCAAGCCGATGATGAAAAACCCGATGGTCGGTGGTGCCGCGATGTACCCGACGAAAAACATCGTGGAGAACGCCGTCAATTCGAAGGACCACACGACTCTGGTCGCCGCCGTCAAGGCTGCGGGCCTTGTCGAGACGCTGATGAGCGCAGGCCCGTTCACCGTTTTCGCGCCGACCAATGCCGCCTTTGCCAAGCTCCCGGCCGGGACAGTCGAAGCGCTGGTCAAGCCCGAGAACAAGGGCACGCTGACCGCGGTCCTGACCTATCATGTCGTTGCGGGCCGCATGACCGGCATGGATATCATGAAGGCGATCAAGGCAGGCGGCGGCAAGGCCGTGCTGACCACGGTCAACGGCGGCACCCTGACCGCCAGCATGATGGGCAAGACGCTGATGCTGACCGATGCCAAGGGCGGCATGAGCCATGTCACCATCGGCAATGTCATGCAGTCGAACGGTGTCATCCACGTCATCGATTCGGTGCTGCTGCCGTAA
- a CDS encoding folate-binding protein YgfZ: MTSTTLPPTLPTTLADRALIRLSGEGVRDFLQGLVTNDVSGKLPVWAGLLTPQGKALFDFIVWADGDDVLVDCEATQAEALARRLKMYRLRLPVTIEIDPALAVHWAQDGTSGVPDPRDARLGRRWIGPPDSPVTGWHAHRLSHGIVEGLAELGSDATLWLEANAREQNGVSFTKGCYVGQENTARMHHRSKVNRRLAVVKADAEPEGARAYYPELGLAVVRERVG, translated from the coding sequence ATGACATCGACCACCCTGCCCCCGACTTTGCCAACGACTTTGGCCGACCGCGCCCTGATCCGTTTGTCGGGCGAGGGCGTCCGTGATTTCCTGCAAGGCCTCGTCACAAATGACGTGTCGGGCAAATTGCCGGTCTGGGCGGGATTGCTGACACCGCAGGGCAAGGCGCTGTTCGATTTTATCGTTTGGGCCGACGGCGACGATGTGCTGGTCGATTGCGAAGCGACGCAAGCCGAGGCACTGGCGCGACGGCTGAAGATGTACCGGCTACGGCTGCCGGTCACGATAGAGATCGATCCGGCGCTCGCAGTGCATTGGGCACAGGATGGCACAAGCGGCGTCCCCGACCCGCGCGATGCGCGCCTGGGTCGCCGCTGGATCGGGCCGCCCGACTCTCCTGTGACCGGCTGGCACGCGCATCGTCTGTCGCACGGGATCGTCGAAGGGCTGGCGGAACTCGGCAGCGATGCGACCCTGTGGCTGGAGGCGAATGCCCGCGAGCAGAACGGCGTGAGCTTCACCAAGGGCTGTTATGTGGGCCAGGAAAACACAGCGCGGATGCATCACCGCAGCAAGGTCAACCGACGTCTGGCGGTGGTGAAGGCGGACGCGGAGCCCGAGGGCGCGCGGGCGTATTATCCCGAACTGGGCCTCGCCGTGGTGCGCGAACGGGTCGGCTGA